In Xanthomonas sacchari, a genomic segment contains:
- a CDS encoding M24 family metallopeptidase, whose protein sequence is MSEHSQIGGLTLEQAHAQLAPWPQRAPAIHEQEYRQRLANARALMRAHGADALLIGAGASLRYFTGVPWGASERLVAMLLTAEGDPLLICPAFEEGSLDAVLCLPVRKRLWQEHEDPHALVAEALLELDAQTLALDPGVAFAVHTGLAAVLGRIAIRDATAIVDGCRMRKSPAELALMQQACDMTLQVQRLAAGLIREGITTAELTRFIDQAHRALGADNGSTFCIVQFGHATAYPHGIPGVQALRPGELVLIDTGCTVQGYHSDITRTYIFGEPSEKQRRIWQLEHDAQAAAFAAVRPGVACAVVDEAARKVLQRAGLGPDYQLPGLPHRTGHGCGMSIHEAPYLVRGNALPLAPGMCCSNEPMIVVPGEFGVRLEDHFYVTEDGAQWFTPPSPAIDRPFA, encoded by the coding sequence ATGAGCGAGCACAGCCAGATCGGCGGGCTGACCCTGGAGCAGGCGCATGCGCAACTGGCGCCGTGGCCGCAGCGCGCGCCCGCGATCCACGAGCAGGAATACCGGCAACGCCTGGCCAACGCGCGCGCGCTGATGCGCGCGCACGGCGCCGACGCGCTGCTGATCGGCGCCGGCGCTTCGCTGCGCTACTTCACCGGGGTGCCGTGGGGCGCCAGCGAGCGCCTGGTGGCGATGCTGCTGACCGCCGAAGGCGATCCGCTGCTGATCTGCCCGGCGTTCGAGGAAGGCTCGCTGGACGCGGTGCTGTGCCTGCCGGTGCGCAAGCGCCTGTGGCAGGAACACGAGGATCCGCACGCACTGGTCGCCGAGGCCTTGCTGGAACTGGACGCGCAGACCCTGGCGCTGGACCCGGGCGTGGCCTTCGCGGTGCATACCGGCCTGGCCGCGGTGCTGGGCCGGATCGCGATCCGCGATGCGACGGCAATCGTCGACGGCTGCCGCATGCGCAAGTCGCCGGCGGAACTGGCGCTGATGCAGCAGGCCTGCGACATGACCCTGCAGGTGCAGCGGCTGGCCGCCGGGCTGATCCGCGAGGGCATCACCACCGCGGAACTGACCCGCTTCATCGACCAGGCGCACCGCGCGCTCGGCGCCGACAACGGCTCGACCTTCTGCATCGTGCAGTTCGGTCACGCCACCGCGTATCCGCACGGCATTCCCGGCGTGCAGGCGCTGCGCCCGGGCGAGCTGGTGCTGATCGACACCGGCTGCACCGTGCAGGGCTACCACTCCGACATCACCCGCACCTACATCTTCGGCGAGCCCAGCGAGAAGCAGCGGCGCATCTGGCAACTGGAGCACGACGCGCAGGCGGCGGCGTTCGCCGCGGTGCGTCCGGGCGTGGCCTGCGCGGTGGTGGACGAGGCCGCGCGCAAGGTGCTGCAGCGTGCCGGACTCGGCCCGGACTACCAACTGCCCGGGCTGCCGCACCGCACCGGCCACGGCTGCGGCATGAGCATCCACGAGGCGCCGTATCTGGTGCGCGGCAATGCCTTGCCGCTGGCCCCGGGCATGTGCTGCAGCAACGAACCGATGATCGTGGTGCCGGGCGAGTTCGGCGTGCGCCTGGAGGATCATTTCTACGTCACCGAAGACGGCGCGCAGTGGTTCACGCCGCCGTCGCCGGCGATCGACCGGCCGTTCGCCTGA
- a CDS encoding NAD(P)/FAD-dependent oxidoreductase, which yields MAEPRAHYEVLVIGAGPAGLAAALAAAGHGRRVGLVDLQARAGGQIWRHDVAQAPPRLAARALAQLAASAVTFLPQTQVLLAQDRQLLTDGPDGPRWLGYDALVLATGARELLLPFPGWTLPGVTGAGGAQALAKQGWPLHGRRVLVAGSGPLLLASAATLQRHGAQVLGIVEQAPWRALAAFAAQLPLRWPDKALQALALRTQLAGVGYHAGSVVLAAHGEGRVQEVEIDGPRGRRRLACDQLSVGYGLVPNVELAQLLGCRLGRSGVHPCVAVDAQLRTSVDGVYAAGEALGIGGRDCARAEGAIAGHLAAGQDAAAQALQPRRRRARAFAALLQRQFALDPRIHALAAPDTLVCRCEDVPLAALRGHTDLRDAKLASRCGMGACQGRICGSALTELGLAARADDFSDDGRRPPLFPARLHALAHPCPDPGPDTACAAPSCAASLRNSPQGVLP from the coding sequence ATGGCTGAGCCGCGCGCCCACTACGAGGTACTGGTGATCGGCGCCGGCCCGGCCGGGCTGGCGGCGGCGCTGGCCGCGGCAGGGCATGGCCGCCGCGTCGGCCTGGTCGATCTGCAGGCGCGTGCCGGCGGCCAGATCTGGCGCCACGACGTGGCCCAGGCGCCGCCGCGCCTGGCCGCGCGTGCGCTGGCGCAACTGGCGGCCAGCGCGGTGACGTTCCTGCCGCAGACCCAGGTGCTGCTGGCGCAGGACCGGCAGTTGCTCACCGATGGCCCGGACGGCCCGCGCTGGCTGGGCTACGACGCGCTGGTGCTGGCCACCGGCGCGCGCGAATTGCTGTTGCCGTTCCCGGGCTGGACCCTGCCCGGGGTGACCGGCGCCGGCGGCGCGCAGGCGCTGGCCAAGCAGGGCTGGCCGCTGCACGGGCGGCGCGTGCTGGTCGCCGGCAGCGGGCCGCTGCTGCTGGCCTCGGCGGCGACGCTGCAGCGCCATGGCGCGCAGGTGCTGGGCATCGTCGAACAGGCGCCGTGGCGCGCGCTGGCCGCATTCGCCGCGCAATTGCCGCTGCGCTGGCCGGACAAGGCGCTGCAGGCGCTGGCGCTGCGCACGCAACTGGCCGGGGTCGGCTACCACGCCGGCAGCGTGGTGCTGGCCGCGCACGGCGAGGGCCGCGTGCAGGAAGTGGAGATCGACGGCCCGCGCGGTCGCCGCCGTCTGGCCTGCGATCAACTGTCGGTGGGCTACGGCCTGGTGCCGAACGTGGAACTGGCGCAACTGCTGGGCTGCCGACTGGGGCGCAGCGGCGTGCACCCGTGCGTGGCGGTGGATGCGCAGTTGCGCACCAGCGTCGACGGCGTGTACGCCGCCGGCGAGGCGCTGGGCATCGGCGGGCGCGATTGCGCGCGCGCGGAAGGCGCGATCGCCGGCCACCTGGCCGCCGGCCAGGATGCCGCGGCGCAGGCGCTGCAGCCGCGGCGGCGCCGTGCGCGCGCCTTCGCCGCGTTGCTGCAGCGGCAGTTCGCGCTGGACCCGCGCATTCATGCACTGGCCGCGCCGGACACGCTGGTGTGCCGCTGCGAGGACGTGCCGCTGGCGGCGCTGCGCGGCCACACCGATCTGCGCGACGCCAAGCTGGCTTCGCGCTGCGGCATGGGCGCCTGCCAGGGCCGCATCTGCGGCAGTGCGCTGACCGAACTGGGGCTGGCCGCGCGCGCCGACGATTTCTCCGACGACGGCCGCCGGCCGCCGCTGTTCCCGGCGCGGCTGCACGCGCTGGCCCATCCCTGTCCGGACCCGGGTCCGGACACCGCTTGCGCCGCGCCTTCGTGCGCGGCATCCCTTCGCAACTCTCCACAAGGTGTACTTCCATGA
- a CDS encoding dihydrodipicolinate synthase family protein: MSKASFWYGVLPAITTPFNADGSIDHAFLAKHAQLMVDAGCTAIVPLGSLGEAATLSFDDKLAILKTLVQAVDGRIPVVPGIAALSTDEAVRLAQAAKQVGCGGIMVLPPYVYSTDWREMGAHMRAVIAATDLPAILYNNPIAYKTDFSPAQIAELAAEFPNLQAVKESSGDVRRFAALGELLGDRLVLLVGMDDAIVEGLSMGAKGWIAGLVNAYPKESVKLFELARDGGYPAAKALYDWFLPLLRLDTVPKFVQLIKLVQEKVGLGSERVRAPRLVLEGAEREAALKVIDHAIATHPGH; the protein is encoded by the coding sequence ATGAGCAAGGCTTCCTTCTGGTACGGCGTGCTGCCGGCCATCACCACCCCGTTCAACGCCGACGGCAGCATCGACCACGCGTTCCTGGCCAAGCATGCGCAGCTCATGGTCGACGCCGGCTGCACCGCGATCGTGCCGCTGGGTTCGCTGGGCGAGGCGGCCACGCTGAGCTTCGACGACAAGCTGGCGATCCTGAAGACCCTGGTGCAGGCAGTCGACGGCCGCATCCCGGTGGTGCCGGGCATCGCCGCGCTGTCCACCGACGAAGCGGTGCGCCTGGCGCAGGCGGCCAAGCAGGTCGGCTGCGGGGGCATCATGGTGCTGCCGCCGTACGTGTATTCCACCGACTGGCGCGAGATGGGCGCGCACATGCGCGCGGTGATCGCCGCCACCGACCTGCCGGCGATCCTGTACAACAATCCGATCGCCTACAAGACCGATTTCAGCCCGGCGCAGATCGCCGAGCTGGCGGCCGAGTTCCCGAACCTGCAGGCGGTCAAGGAATCCTCCGGCGACGTGCGCCGCTTCGCCGCGCTGGGCGAGCTGCTCGGCGACCGCCTGGTGCTGCTGGTGGGCATGGACGATGCGATCGTCGAAGGCCTGAGCATGGGAGCCAAGGGCTGGATCGCCGGCCTGGTCAACGCGTATCCGAAGGAGTCGGTGAAGCTGTTCGAGCTTGCCCGCGACGGCGGCTACCCGGCGGCCAAGGCGCTGTACGACTGGTTCCTGCCGCTGCTGCGCCTGGATACCGTGCCCAAGTTCGTGCAGCTGATCAAGCTGGTGCAGGAGAAGGTCGGCCTGGGCAGCGAGCGCGTGCGCGCGCCGCGGCTGGTGCTGGAAGGCGCCGAGCGCGAAGCCGCGCTGAAGGTGATCGACCACGCCATCGCCACCCATCCCGGGCACTGA
- a CDS encoding aldehyde dehydrogenase family protein has product MSMQPLLLAGHWQASLEERGSFRAEDPRDGSEFGPSFPVSGAADLEAALSAAALSADALAAAAPERIAGFLEAYADAIDADLAQLVALAHAETGLPVEPRLAKVELPRASGQLRQAAQAVRSHSWAQPVIDTAAGLRAQLGPLHKPVLVFGPNNFPFAFNAVAGSDFASAIAARNPVIAKAHPSHPATSQRLAQLAHQALLAHDLPAATVQLLYHFDSTLGLELAGDPRLGAIGFTGSRAGGLALKAAADRAGVPAYVELSSVNPVFLLPGALAERGAALAQEFFASCTMGSGQFCTNPGIVVVPEGEAGDAFVAAATAHFAAAAPALLFSRGVLEHLQRSVGTLRDAGATVLAGGEAAAGPGYRHAPTLLEVSAEAFLQQPEALQTEAFGPVSLIVRGGGLGQLTALARSFEGNLTGTLYRAADGSDDPAFAALAAALRPRVGRLICNKMPTGVAVSPAMNHGGPYPSTGHPGFTAVGMPAAIRRFAALHSYDGVPDALLPALLRDRNPGGVQRLIDGIWSTADVERSA; this is encoded by the coding sequence ATGAGCATGCAACCGCTGTTGCTGGCCGGCCACTGGCAGGCGTCGCTGGAGGAGCGCGGCAGTTTCCGCGCCGAGGATCCGCGCGACGGGAGCGAATTCGGCCCGTCGTTCCCGGTCAGCGGCGCCGCCGACCTGGAAGCGGCGCTGAGCGCGGCGGCGCTGAGCGCCGATGCGCTGGCCGCGGCCGCGCCGGAACGCATCGCCGGGTTCCTGGAGGCGTACGCCGACGCGATCGACGCCGACCTCGCGCAGCTGGTGGCGCTGGCGCATGCCGAGACCGGGCTGCCGGTGGAGCCGCGCCTGGCCAAGGTGGAACTGCCGCGCGCCAGCGGGCAGTTGCGCCAGGCCGCGCAGGCGGTGCGCAGCCACAGCTGGGCGCAGCCGGTGATCGACACCGCGGCCGGCCTGCGCGCGCAGCTGGGGCCGCTGCACAAGCCGGTGCTGGTGTTCGGCCCGAACAATTTCCCGTTCGCGTTCAACGCGGTGGCCGGCAGCGATTTCGCCTCGGCGATCGCCGCGCGCAATCCGGTCATCGCCAAGGCGCATCCCTCGCATCCTGCCACCAGCCAGCGCCTGGCCCAGCTCGCGCACCAGGCGCTGCTGGCGCACGACCTGCCGGCGGCGACGGTGCAGTTGCTGTATCACTTCGATAGCACGCTGGGCCTGGAACTGGCCGGCGATCCGCGGCTGGGCGCGATCGGCTTCACCGGCAGCCGTGCCGGCGGGCTGGCGCTGAAGGCCGCCGCCGACCGGGCCGGCGTGCCGGCCTACGTCGAGCTGTCCAGCGTCAATCCGGTGTTCCTGCTGCCGGGCGCGCTGGCCGAACGCGGCGCGGCGCTGGCGCAGGAGTTCTTCGCCTCCTGCACCATGGGCAGCGGCCAGTTCTGCACCAACCCGGGCATCGTGGTGGTGCCCGAGGGCGAGGCCGGCGATGCCTTCGTCGCCGCGGCCACCGCGCATTTCGCCGCGGCCGCGCCGGCGCTGCTGTTCTCGCGCGGCGTGCTGGAGCATCTGCAGCGCAGCGTGGGCACGCTGCGCGATGCCGGTGCCACGGTGCTGGCCGGCGGCGAGGCCGCCGCGGGGCCGGGTTACCGACATGCGCCGACCCTGCTGGAAGTATCGGCCGAGGCGTTCCTGCAGCAGCCCGAGGCGCTGCAGACCGAGGCCTTCGGCCCGGTCAGCCTGATCGTGCGCGGCGGCGGGCTGGGGCAGTTGACCGCCCTGGCGCGCAGCTTCGAGGGCAACCTCACCGGCACCCTCTATCGTGCCGCCGACGGCAGCGACGACCCGGCCTTCGCCGCGCTGGCCGCGGCGCTGCGGCCGCGGGTGGGGCGCCTGATCTGCAACAAGATGCCGACCGGCGTGGCGGTGAGCCCGGCGATGAACCATGGCGGCCCGTATCCGAGCACCGGCCATCCGGGCTTCACCGCGGTCGGCATGCCCGCGGCGATCCGCCGCTTCGCCGCGCTGCACAGCTACGACGGCGTGCCCGACGCGCTGCTGCCGGCGCTGCTGCGCGACCGCAATCCCGGCGGCGTGCAGCGGTTGATCGACGGCATCTGGAGCACCGCCGACGTGGAGCGCAGCGCATGA
- a CDS encoding NAD(P)/FAD-dependent oxidoreductase, producing the protein MSSGFDLIVVGAGIVGAACADAAAAAGLRVAIVESGSIGGGSTAAAMGHLVAMDDDPAELALSAYSLRLWEEFAPLPQAEFSRCGTLWVAREARELAAIPAKIQRLAAAGVHAEALDAQRLYQLEPALVPGLAGGMRVAAEAVVYPPRMARYLVERACAAGAQLYAGRRATALVAAGVRLDDGSALHGPVLVATGCALPELLPELPMRARKGQLVITDRYPGFVAHQLLELGYADSAHGSDGSSVAFNVQPRPTGQILIGSSREFDATDRAVSMPMLQRMLERAFAFLPGLRQLQAIRVWTGLRPATPDGRPYLGVVPERRDVWVAAGHEGLGVTTALGSARLLLDQLLQRPAAIDPAPYAPARALA; encoded by the coding sequence ATGAGCAGCGGTTTCGACCTGATCGTCGTCGGCGCCGGCATCGTCGGCGCGGCCTGCGCCGATGCGGCGGCGGCCGCCGGCCTGCGCGTGGCGATCGTCGAGTCGGGCAGCATCGGCGGCGGTTCCACCGCCGCGGCCATGGGCCATCTGGTGGCGATGGACGACGATCCGGCGGAACTGGCGCTGTCGGCGTACTCGCTGCGCCTGTGGGAAGAGTTCGCGCCGCTGCCGCAGGCCGAGTTCAGCCGCTGCGGCACGCTGTGGGTGGCGCGCGAGGCGCGCGAGCTGGCGGCGATTCCGGCCAAGATCCAGCGCCTGGCCGCGGCCGGCGTGCACGCCGAAGCGCTCGATGCGCAGCGCTTGTATCAACTGGAGCCGGCGCTGGTGCCGGGCCTGGCCGGCGGCATGCGCGTGGCCGCCGAGGCGGTGGTGTATCCGCCGCGGATGGCGCGCTACCTGGTCGAGCGCGCCTGCGCCGCCGGCGCGCAACTGTACGCCGGGCGCCGCGCCACCGCGCTGGTCGCTGCCGGCGTGCGCCTGGACGACGGCAGCGCGCTGCATGGCCCGGTGCTGGTCGCCACCGGCTGCGCCCTGCCGGAACTGTTGCCGGAACTGCCGATGCGGGCGCGCAAGGGACAATTGGTGATCACCGATCGCTATCCGGGCTTCGTCGCCCATCAATTGCTGGAGCTGGGCTATGCCGACAGCGCGCACGGCAGCGACGGCAGCAGCGTGGCGTTCAACGTGCAGCCGCGGCCGACCGGGCAGATCCTGATCGGCTCCTCGCGCGAATTCGATGCGACCGACCGCGCGGTGTCGATGCCGATGCTGCAGCGGATGCTGGAGCGCGCCTTCGCGTTCCTGCCGGGCCTGCGGCAACTGCAGGCGATCCGGGTGTGGACCGGCCTACGTCCGGCCACGCCGGACGGGCGCCCGTACCTGGGCGTGGTGCCGGAGCGGCGCGACGTGTGGGTCGCGGCCGGCCACGAAGGCTTGGGCGTGACCACCGCGCTGGGCAGTGCGCGCCTGCTGCTGGACCAACTGCTGCAGCGGCCCGCGGCGATCGATCCGGCGCCGTACGCGCCGGCGCGGGCGCTGGCATGA
- a CDS encoding (2Fe-2S)-binding protein, whose protein sequence is MSARMLRLQVDGRDVEVLDGSSVAAAVAQVAPHFRRSRSGQPRAPLCGMGVCAECRVRIDRVGQLRACITPARDGMQVWTDG, encoded by the coding sequence ATGAGCGCGCGGATGCTGCGCCTGCAGGTCGATGGCCGCGACGTCGAAGTACTCGACGGCAGCAGCGTGGCCGCGGCGGTGGCGCAGGTCGCCCCGCATTTCCGCCGCTCGCGCAGCGGCCAGCCGCGTGCGCCGCTGTGCGGCATGGGCGTGTGCGCCGAATGCCGGGTGCGCATCGACCGCGTCGGCCAGTTGCGCGCCTGCATCACCCCGGCGCGCGACGGCATGCAGGTGTGGACCGATGGCTGA